Proteins from a genomic interval of Chionomys nivalis chromosome 7, mChiNiv1.1, whole genome shotgun sequence:
- the Krt10 gene encoding keratin, type I cytoskeletal 10, which produces MSVRYSSSKQYSSSRSGGGGGGGGSSLRISSSKSSHGGGFSSGGFSGGSFSRGSSGGGCFGGSSGGYGGLGGGSFGGGYGGGSFGGGYGGGSFGGGSFGGGSYGGGSYGGGSFGGGGYGGGFGGGYGGDGGGLLSGNEKVTMQNLNDRLASYMDKVRALEESNYELEGKIKEWYEKHGNSSQREPRDYSKYYQTIEDLKNQILTLTTENANVLLQIDNARLAADDFRLKYENEVALRQSVEADINGLRRVLDELTLSKADLEMQIESVTEELAYLKKNHEEEMRDLQNVTTGDVNVEMNAAPGVDLTQMLDNMRSQYEQLAEKNRKDVEAWFNEKSKELTTEIDSNIEQMSSHKSEITELRRTVQGLEIELQSQLALKQSLEASLAETEGRYCVQLSQIQGQISALEEQLQQIRAETECQNSEYQQLLDIKTRLENEIQTYRSLLEGEGSSGGGSYGGGRGGGSHGGSYGGGSSGGGGSHGGSYGGGSSSGGGSHGGSSGGGYGGGSSSGGGHGGSSGGGYGGGSSSGGQSGSGGFKSSSSGSGGDQSSKGPRSAEISWDTNKTRVIKTIIEEVTPDGRVLSSMIESETKKHFY; this is translated from the exons ATGTCTGTTCGTTACAGCTCCAGCAAGCAGTACTCTTCCTCCcgcagtggaggaggaggaggtggtggaggatcATCCCTCAGAATTTCCAGCAGCAAAAGCTCCCATGGTGGAGGGTTTAGCTCAGGGGGGTTCAGCGGTGGCTCCTTTAGCCGTGGGAGCTCTGGGGGAGGTTGCTTTGGGGGCTCATCAGGTGGCTATGGAGGTCTGGGAGGAGGCAGCTTTGGTGGGGGCTATGGAGGAGGCAGCTTCGGTGGGGGCTATGGAGGAGGCAGCTTCGGGGGTGGCAGCTTTGGTGGAGGCAGCTACGGTGGAGGCAGCTACGGTGGGGGCAGCTTCGGCGGAGGTGGCTACGGAGGAGGCTTCGGTGGTGGATATGGAGGAGATGGTGGCGGCCTTCTCTCCGGAAATGAAAAAGTGACCATGCAGAACCTGAACGACCGTCTGGCTTCCTACATGGACAAGGTCCGGGCTCTGGAAGAGTCAAACTACGAGCTGGAAGGTAAAATCAAAGAATGGTATGAAAAGCACGGCAATTCAAGCCAGCGCGAGCCCCGGGACTACAGCAAATACTACCAAACCATTGAAGACCTTAAGAACCAG ATCCTCACCCTGACTACTGAAAATGCCAACGTCCTGCTGCAGATCGACAATGCCAGGCTGGCAGCTGACGACTTCAGGCTGAA ATATGAGAATGAAGTTGCCCTGCGCCAGAGCGTGGAAGCCGACATCAATGGCCTGCGCAGGGTCCTGGATGAGCTGACCCTTAGCAAGGCCGACCTGGAAATGCAGATTGAGAGTGTGACTGAAGAGCTGGCCTACCTGAAGAAGAACCATGAAGAG GAAATGAGAGACCTTCAAAACGTGACCACTGGTGACGTGAACGTGGAAATGAATGCGGCTCCAGGAGTTGACCTGACTCAAATGCTGGACAACATGAGAAGCCAATACGAACAGCTTGCAGAAAAGAATCGCAAGGATGTAGAAGCCTGGTTCAATGAGAAG AGCAAGGAACTCACCACAGAAATTGACAGCAACATTGAACAAATGTCCAGCCATAAGAGTGAAATTACTGAATTGAGGCGCACTGTGCAGGGTCTCGAGATCGAGCTGCAGTCCCAACTGGCCCTG AAACAATCGCTGGAAGCCTCCCTGGCAGAAACAGAAGGTCGCTACTGCGTGCAGCTCTCCCAGATCCAAGGCCAGATCTCCGCCCTGGAGGAACAGCTGCAGCAGATTCGGGCTGAGACCGAGTGCCAGAACTCCGAGTACCAACAACTCCTGGACATTAAGACCAGACTGGAGAACGAGATCCAAACCTACCGCAGCCTGCTCGAAGGAGAGGGAAG TTCCGGAGGCGGATCCTACGGCGGCGGGCGCGGCGGCGGCAGCCACGGCGGAAGTTACGGCGGCGGCAGCTCCGGTGGCGGCGGCAGCCACGGCGGAAGTTACGGCGGCGGAAGTTCCAGCGGCGGCGGCAGCCACGGAGGCAGTTCCGGTGGCGGCTACGGCGGCGGAAGTTCCAGCGGCGGTGGTCACGGCGGCAGTTCCGGCGGTGGCTACGGCGGCGGAAGTTCCAGCGGCGGCCAGAGCGGAAGCGGAGGATTCAAGTCTTCTTCTTCCGGGTCCGGTGGCGACCAATCGTCTAAAGGACCAAGGTCAGCAGAAATTAGCTGGG ATACTAACAAAACCAGAGTGATCAAGACGATTATTGAGGAGGTGACACCTGATGGTAGAGTCCTTTCGTCTATGATTGAATCAGAAACCAAGAAACACTTCTATTAA